In Aquiflexum balticum DSM 16537, a single genomic region encodes these proteins:
- a CDS encoding YfiT family bacillithiol transferase, protein MKYPIDPFTAPNEITFELIQKWIEEIETFPKLLRDAVHNLTEKQLDTPYREGGWTVRQVVHHCADSHMNSFIRFKLALTEDNPTIKGYDEAKWAVLPDGLWFEIEPSLKLLEGLHERWVVLMRSLGPEDLKKTFFHPEKQKSIPLDKTIALYAWHGKHHLGHVRIGGELGGG, encoded by the coding sequence ATGAAATACCCCATAGACCCTTTCACGGCACCCAATGAAATCACCTTTGAATTGATTCAAAAATGGATCGAAGAAATAGAAACCTTTCCCAAATTGCTGCGGGATGCTGTTCATAATCTTACTGAAAAACAATTGGACACCCCATATCGGGAAGGTGGATGGACCGTAAGACAAGTAGTTCACCATTGTGCGGACAGTCATATGAACAGTTTTATCCGATTCAAATTAGCGCTTACCGAAGACAATCCTACCATCAAAGGCTATGATGAGGCGAAGTGGGCAGTATTGCCAGATGGATTGTGGTTCGAAATAGAACCCAGCTTAAAGTTGCTCGAAGGGCTGCATGAGAGATGGGTAGTTTTGATGAGATCTTTGGGGCCTGAGGATTTAAAAAAGACTTTTTTTCATCCCGAAAAGCAGAAATCCATTCCCCTCGACAAAACCATTGCCCTATATGCCTGGCATGGAAAGCATCATTTGGGCCATGTTAGGATTGGAGGGGAGTTGGGGGGAGGTTGA
- a CDS encoding TetR/AcrR family transcriptional regulator: MGSQERSQKEKLILDVAIKLFTEKGYHATIMDEVAKNAKISKGLTYFYYKNKEDLYMAVTKKAFDELKDIFRDAIKVKGRSGLEMLTEVAYNYIDFSVKNKMYYEAILNFLGILQLYNDTKLREKIDPKILNSVHFQKLLEIHHDSAKIGIQMVSNGVKDGSIRPELQPEVTFYTVWTMLIGFERLLGPVSLEGKEIKIHIDNFRPGFIKLMQDMLKGSIQAQRPQAVQASLF; this comes from the coding sequence ATGGGTTCACAGGAAAGGTCGCAGAAAGAAAAATTGATTTTGGACGTCGCAATCAAACTTTTTACCGAAAAAGGTTATCATGCCACCATTATGGATGAGGTGGCCAAAAATGCAAAAATCAGCAAAGGTCTGACTTACTTTTATTATAAAAACAAAGAAGACCTTTATATGGCCGTAACCAAAAAGGCCTTTGACGAACTGAAGGATATTTTCAGGGATGCCATCAAAGTAAAAGGCCGAAGCGGGTTGGAAATGCTTACCGAGGTCGCTTACAACTATATTGATTTTTCTGTAAAGAATAAAATGTATTATGAAGCCATCCTCAATTTTCTTGGTATCCTACAACTGTATAACGATACCAAACTCCGCGAAAAAATTGATCCGAAAATTTTAAACAGTGTGCATTTCCAAAAACTTCTGGAAATCCATCACGATTCGGCCAAAATTGGTATTCAGATGGTTTCCAACGGCGTGAAGGACGGTAGCATCAGGCCTGAACTTCAGCCTGAGGTGACTTTTTATACCGTTTGGACTATGCTGATAGGTTTTGAAAGATTGCTTGGGCCGGTAAGTCTTGAAGGCAAAGAAATCAAAATCCATATTGATAATTTCAGACCCGGATTTATCAAGCTGATGCAGGATATGTTGAAAGGCAGTATTCAGGCACAAAGACCTCAGGCCGTGCAGGCAAGTCTGTTTTAA
- the tyrS gene encoding tyrosine--tRNA ligase, producing the protein MNNFIEELRWRGMLQDMTPEIEEHLNKGMASAYLGFDPTADSLHIGHLVGVMTLLHFQKAGHKPYALVGGATGMIGDPSFKSAERNLLDKSTLDHNVDCIKTQLGKFLNFNEGSANKAELVNNYDWMSKFSFLEFIRDVGKYITVNYMMAKDSVKRRLEDGNGLSFTEFSYQLIQGYDFYHLWKNHNISIQLGGSDQWGNIVTGTELIRKMEGGQAFALTVPLITKADGSKFGKTEAGSVWLDPEKTSPYAFFQFWLNVSDEDASKFIRIFTTLDRETIELLEKEHSEAPHLRKLQKEIARQVTIMVHGENELEMAVKASEILFGKSSTEDLASLDERTFLQVFEGVPQATITKAEFAAAENILDLLSEKTNFIIFPSKGEARKMIQGGGVSINKEKISEPNQLVLHSLLQGKYLLVQKGKKQYFIISVA; encoded by the coding sequence ATGAATAATTTTATCGAAGAACTGCGTTGGAGGGGAATGTTGCAGGATATGACTCCTGAAATAGAAGAACACCTGAACAAAGGCATGGCATCTGCCTATCTAGGATTCGACCCTACAGCTGATTCTTTGCATATAGGACACCTCGTTGGCGTCATGACACTTTTGCATTTCCAAAAAGCAGGCCACAAGCCATATGCCTTGGTGGGCGGGGCAACAGGAATGATAGGAGACCCCAGCTTCAAATCGGCGGAGAGAAACCTTCTCGATAAATCTACCCTAGACCATAATGTTGACTGCATCAAGACTCAACTTGGAAAATTCCTGAATTTCAATGAGGGCTCTGCCAATAAAGCTGAATTGGTCAATAATTATGACTGGATGTCCAAATTTTCCTTTTTGGAATTTATCAGAGATGTGGGGAAATATATTACCGTCAACTATATGATGGCCAAAGATTCGGTAAAAAGAAGGCTTGAGGACGGAAACGGATTGTCATTCACTGAGTTTTCCTACCAATTGATCCAAGGCTACGACTTCTATCACTTGTGGAAAAACCATAATATTTCCATTCAATTGGGCGGTTCGGATCAGTGGGGAAATATTGTGACAGGCACAGAACTGATTCGGAAAATGGAAGGAGGTCAGGCATTTGCTTTGACAGTTCCCTTGATCACCAAAGCTGACGGCAGTAAATTCGGAAAAACCGAAGCTGGTTCTGTTTGGTTGGACCCGGAGAAAACCTCTCCCTATGCATTCTTTCAGTTTTGGTTGAATGTCTCTGACGAAGACGCTTCCAAATTCATCAGGATTTTCACTACACTAGACCGGGAGACCATTGAATTGCTGGAAAAAGAACATTCGGAGGCACCACATTTGCGAAAGCTTCAAAAGGAAATTGCACGGCAAGTGACCATCATGGTACATGGAGAAAATGAACTGGAGATGGCTGTAAAGGCTTCCGAAATATTATTTGGAAAATCTTCTACAGAAGATTTGGCTTCTTTGGATGAGCGTACTTTTCTGCAGGTTTTTGAAGGAGTGCCACAGGCAACAATAACCAAAGCGGAGTTCGCTGCAGCGGAAAATATTCTTGATTTACTTTCGGAAAAAACCAATTTCATCATTTTCCCTTCCAAAGGTGAGGCCCGCAAAATGATTCAGGGCGGTGGAGTCTCCATCAACAAAGAAAAAATCAGTGAACCGAATCAACTTGTATTGCATTCACTGCTTCAAGGAAAGTATTTATTGGTTCAAAAAGGAAAGAAGCAGTATTTTATTATTTCTGTCGCCTAA